The Phoenix dactylifera cultivar Barhee BC4 chromosome 15, palm_55x_up_171113_PBpolish2nd_filt_p, whole genome shotgun sequence genome contains a region encoding:
- the LOC103707894 gene encoding probable trehalose-phosphate phosphatase 6, producing MTKQNVVMPEAMAISVAAVANPPPLFPYPPPIRGGGGFALRKKYPSQLDLGGRRTNTWVESMKASSPTHSKAAAALVAAPSVGAQDEYATWIMRHPSALSKFEQIISASKGKQIVMFLDYDGTLSPIVDDPDSAFMSDAMRAAVRDAARFFPTAIVSGRCRDKVYSFVGLAELYYAGSHGMDIKGPARGPRYKKAKAKAVLFQPASEFLPMIDEVYKALLEKTKSVPGAKVENNKFCVSVHFRCVDEKSWSGLAEEVMSVLKEYPRLRLTHGRKVLEIKPTIKWDKGKALEFLLESLGFADCNDVLPVYIGDDRTDEDAFKVLRDRGQGFGILVSKLPKETNASYSLREPSEVMDFLLRLVEWKRLSLKPGPMV from the exons ATGACGAAGCAGAATGTGGTGATGCCGGAGGCCATGGCCATATCGGTGGCGGCCGTGGCCAACCCGCCGCCGCTATTCCCCTACCCACCGCCGATAAGGGGAGGAGGCGGGTTTGCGCTCAGGAAGAAGTATCCCTCCCAGCTAGACCTCGGCGGGAGGAGGACCAATACGTGGGTGGAGTCCATGAAGGCCTCCTCCCCCACCCACTCCAAGGCGGCCGCCGCCCTCGTGGCCGCCCCCTCCGTCGGCGCCCAGGACGAATACGCCACCTGGATT ATGCGGCATCCTTCGGCTCTGAGCAAATTTGAACAAATCATTAGCGCTTCTAAAGGGAAGCAGATTGTGATGTTCTTGGACTACGATGGGACGCTCTCTCCCATCGTCGACGATCCGGACTCCGCCTTCATGTCCGACGCG ATGAGAGCTGCTGTGAGGGACGCCGCGAGGTTCTTCCCCACCGCTATCGTCAGCGGGCGGTGCCGAGACAAG gtgtATAGCTTCGTGGGGCTAGCAGAGTTGTACTACGCTGGCAGCCATGGCATGGACATCAAAGGCCCCGCCAGGGGCCCCAGATATAAAAAAGCTAAG GCCAAGGCAGTTCTGTTTCAACCAGCTAGTGAATTCCTGCCCATGATAGATGAG GTTTATAAGGCTTTGTTGGAGAAAACCAAATCCGTCCCTGGTGCCAAGGTGGAGAATAACAAGTTCTGTGTGTCTGTCCACTTCAGATGCGTAGATGAAAAG AGTTGGAGTGGATTGGCTGAGGAGGTGATGTCTGTGCTCAAGGAGTACCCCAGATTGCGGCTCACCCATGGAAGAAAG GTCTTGGAGATTAAACCAACTATTAAATGGGATAAAGGGAAGGCCTTGGAGTTCTTGTTGGAGTCTCTTG GATTTGCCGACTGCAATGACGTGTTGCCTGTGTACATCGGAGATGATCGCACCGATGAAGACGCTTTCAAG GTCTTGCGTGATAGGGGACAAGGCTTTGGTATCCTTGTTTCCAAGCTTCCGAAGGAGACAAATGCCTCTTACTCTCTCCGAGAGCCCTCTGAG GTCATGGACTTTTTACTTCGCCTAGTGGAGTGGAAGCGCCTCTCTTTGAAACCTGGGCCAATGGTGTAA